From Ipomoea triloba cultivar NCNSP0323 chromosome 5, ASM357664v1, the proteins below share one genomic window:
- the LOC116020100 gene encoding eukaryotic translation initiation factor 5-like isoform X3, translating to MALQNIGASNSDDAFYRYKMPRMITNMVDIAKALARPASYTTKYFGCELGAQSKFDEKNGTSLVNGAHETAKLAGLLENFIKKYVQCYGCGNPETEIIITKSQMLQLKCAACGFISDVDMRDKLTTFILKNPPEAKKSSKDKKAMRRAEKERLKEGQAADEEQKKLKKETKKKGPAKDASTKPNSKKKSSSSDEDRSSPPRTFTNKKDEEDDDDDDIQWQTDTSMEAAQQRIKEQLNAVTADMVMLSTDDTEKKSKTANKTQGSPKALSPARETNSKAENGKSSHVRLVEEMKDNLQKGITASQFRTVLGSLSGTQQEVMTALYEALLDGVDKGFAKVVIKKKSYVAAAISLHEGSQLHLLRAIEEFCRKSNPAAVKEVALVLKALYDADLLDDEECIMKWYSEGLSGVNKDAPIWKNTKPFVEWLQSAESESEEE from the coding sequence ATGGCTTTGCAGAACATTGGTGCCAGCAATAGTGATGATGCCTTCTACAGGTATAAGATGCCCAGAATGATTACCAACATGGTTGATATTGCAAAGGCTTTGGCAAGACCAGCTTCGTATACTACTAAGTATTTTGGTTGTGAGCTTGGGGCTCAATCCAAATTTGATGAGAAGAATGGAACTTCACTTGTGAATGGCGCTCATGAAACTGCCAAACTTGCTGGTCTTCTTGAGAACTTCATTAAGAAGTATGTTCAGTGCTACGGTTGTGGGAACCCTGAAACagagattattattactaaaagcCAAATGCTGCAACTGAAATGTGCTGCCTGTGGTTTTATTTCTGATGTGGATATGAGAGACAAACTGACTACTTTTATTTTGAAGAACCCACCTGAGGCTAAAAAGAGCTCAAAGGATAAGAAGGCTATGAGGAGGGCAGAGAAGGAGAGGCTGAAGGAAGGTCAAGCTGCTGATGAGGAGCAGAAAAAactgaagaaagaaacaaaaaagaagGGCCCTGCTAAGGATGCCAGCACAAAACCTAACTCTAAAAAGAAATCAAGCAGTTCGGATGAGGATCGTTCCTCACCACCTCGCACTTTTACTAAtaagaaagatgaagaagatgatgacgACGATGACATTCAGTGGCAAACTGACACATCAATGGAAGCTGCACAACAACGTATTAAAGAGCAACTGAATGCTGTAACTGCTGACATGGTTATGCTTTCCACAGATGATACAGAGAAGAAGTCCAAGACTGCTAATAAAACACAAGGTAGTCCTAAAGCTCTTTCCCCAGCACGAGAGACGAATTCTAAGGCAGAAAATGGAAAGTCATCTCATGTGAGGCTTGTTGAGGAGATGAAAGACAATCTGCAAAAAGGGATCACTGCTAGCCAATTTCGTACAGTTCTTGGATCACTCTCTGGTACTCAACAGGAAGTCATGACTGCCTTATATGAGGCACTCTTGGATGGTGTTGACAAAGGGTTTGCTAAAGTTGTCATCAAGAAGAAGAGCTATGTTGCAGCTGCTATTTCTCTGCATGAGGGGTCACAGCTCCATTTGCTTCGCGCTATTGAGGAATTCTGCAGGAAATCCAATCCGGCAGCAGTGAAGGAAGtagctttggttttgaaagcgTTATATGATGCTGATCTTCTGGATGATGAGGAATGTATAATGAAGTGGTACAGTGAGGGTCTTAGCGGAGTCAATAAAGACGCTCCAATTTGGAAGAACACCAAACCCTTTGTAGAATGGCTTCAGAGCGCTGAGTCTGAATCAGAGGAGGAATGA
- the LOC116020100 gene encoding eukaryotic translation initiation factor 5-like isoform X1 translates to MALQNIGASNSDDAFYRYKMPRMITKIEGRGNGIKTNVVNMVDIAKALARPASYTTKYFGCELGAQSKFDEKTGTSLVNGAHETAKLAGLLENFIKKYVQCYGCGNPETEIIITKSQMLQLKCAACGFISDVDMRDKLTTFILKNPPEAKKSSKDKKAMRRAEKERLKEGQAADEEQKKLKKETKKKGPAKDASTKPSSKKKSSSSDEDRSSPPRTFINKKDEEDDDDDDDIQWQTDTSMEAAQQRIKEQLNAVTADMVMLSTDDTEKKSKTANKTQVSSPKALSPARETNSKVENGNSSHVRLVEEMKDNLQKGITASQFRTVLGSLSGTQQEVMTALYEALLDGVDKGFAKVVIKKKSYVAAAISLHEGSQLHLLRAIEEFCKKSNPAAVKEVALVLKALYDADLLDEESIMKWYSEGLNGVNKGAPIWKNTKPFVEWLQSAESETEEE, encoded by the coding sequence ATGGCTTTGCAGAACATTGGTGCCAGCAATAGTGATGATGCCTTCTACAGGTATAAGATGCCCAGAATGATTACCAAGATAGAGGGCCGTGGTAATGGTATCAAGACCAATGTTGTCAACATGGTTGATATTGCAAAGGCTTTGGCAAGACCAGCTTCGTATACTACTAAGTACTTTGGTTGTGAGCTTGGGGCTCAATCCAAATTTGATGAGAAGACTGGAACTTCACTTGTGAATGGAGCTCATGAAACTGCCAAACTTGCTGGTCTTCTTGAGAACTTCATTAAGAAGTATGTTCAGTGCTACGGTTGTGGGAACCCCGAAACagagattattattactaaaagcCAAATGCTGCAACTGAAATGTGCTGCCTGTGGTTTTATTTCTGATGTGGATATGAGAGACAAACTGACTACTTTTATTTTGAAGAACCCACCTGAGGCTAAAAAGAGCTCAAAGGATAAGAAGGCTATGAGGAGGGCAGAGAAGGAGAGGCTGAAGGAAGGGCAGGCTGCTGATGAGGAGCAGAAAAAactgaagaaagaaacaaaaaagaagGGCCCTGCTAAGGATGCCAGCACAAAACCTAGCTCTAAAAAGAAATCAAGCAGTTCGGATGAGGATCGTTCCTCACCACCTCGCACTTTTATTAAtaagaaagatgaagaagatgatgacgACGACGATGACATTCAGTGGCAAACTGACACATCAATGGAAGCTGCACAACAACGTATTAAAGAGCAACTGAATGCTGTAACTGCTGACATGGTTATGCTTTCCACAGATGATACAGAGAAGAAGTCCAAGACTGCTAATAAAACACAAGTTAGTAGTCCTAAAGCTCTTTCCCCAGCACGAGAGACGAATTCTAAGGTAGAGAATGGAAACTCATCTCATGTGAGGCTTGTTGAGGAGATGAAAGACAATCTGCAAAAAGGGATCACTGCTAGCCAATTTCGTACAGTTCTTGGATCACTCTCTGGTACTCAACAGGAAGTCATGACTGCCTTATACGAGGCACTCTTGGATGGTGTTGACAAAGGGTTTGCTAAAGTTGTCATCAAGAAGAAGAGCTATGTTGCAGCTGCTATTTCTCTGCATGAGGGGTCTCAGCTCCATTTGCTGCGAGCTATTGAAGAATTCTGCAAGAAATCCAATCCGGCAGCAGTGAAGGAAGtagctttggttttgaaagcaTTATATGATGCTGATCTTCTGGATGAGGAATCTATAATGAAGTGGTACAGCGAGGGTCTTAACGGAGTCAATAAGGGCGCTCCAATTTGGAAGAACACCAAACCCTTCGTAGAATGGCTTCAGAGCGCTGAGTCTGAAACAGAGGAGGAATGA
- the LOC116020100 gene encoding eukaryotic translation initiation factor 5-like isoform X2, with the protein MALQNIGASNSDDAFYRYKMPRMITKIEGRGNGIKTNVVNMVDIAKALARPASYTTKYFGCELGAQSKFDEKNGTSLVNGAHETAKLAGLLENFIKKYVQCYGCGNPETEIIITKSQMLQLKCAACGFISDVDMRDKLTTFILKNPPEAKKSSKDKKAMRRAEKERLKEGQAADEEQKKLKKETKKKGPAKDASTKPNSKKKSSSSDEDRSSPPRTFTNKKDEEDDDDDDIQWQTDTSMEAAQQRIKEQLNAVTADMVMLSTDDTEKKSKTANKTQGSPKALSPARETNSKAENGKSSHVRLVEEMKDNLQKGITASQFRTVLGSLSGTQQEVMTALYEALLDGVDKGFAKVVIKKKSYVAAAISLHEGSQLHLLRAIEEFCRKSNPAAVKEVALVLKALYDADLLDDEECIMKWYSEGLSGVNKDAPIWKNTKPFVEWLQSAESESEEE; encoded by the exons ATGGCTTTGCAGAACATTGGTGCCAGCAATAGTGATGATGCCTTCTACAGGTATAAGATGCCCAGAATGATTACCAAGATAGAGGGCCGTGGTAATGGTATCAAGACCAATGTTGTCAAC ATGGTTGATATTGCAAAGGCTTTGGCAAGACCAGCTTCGTATACTACTAAGTATTTTGGTTGTGAGCTTGGGGCTCAATCCAAATTTGATGAGAAGAATGGAACTTCACTTGTGAATGGCGCTCATGAAACTGCCAAACTTGCTGGTCTTCTTGAGAACTTCATTAAGAAGTATGTTCAGTGCTACGGTTGTGGGAACCCTGAAACagagattattattactaaaagcCAAATGCTGCAACTGAAATGTGCTGCCTGTGGTTTTATTTCTGATGTGGATATGAGAGACAAACTGACTACTTTTATTTTGAAGAACCCACCTGAGGCTAAAAAGAGCTCAAAGGATAAGAAGGCTATGAGGAGGGCAGAGAAGGAGAGGCTGAAGGAAGGTCAAGCTGCTGATGAGGAGCAGAAAAAactgaagaaagaaacaaaaaagaagGGCCCTGCTAAGGATGCCAGCACAAAACCTAACTCTAAAAAGAAATCAAGCAGTTCGGATGAGGATCGTTCCTCACCACCTCGCACTTTTACTAAtaagaaagatgaagaagatgatgacgACGATGACATTCAGTGGCAAACTGACACATCAATGGAAGCTGCACAACAACGTATTAAAGAGCAACTGAATGCTGTAACTGCTGACATGGTTATGCTTTCCACAGATGATACAGAGAAGAAGTCCAAGACTGCTAATAAAACACAAGGTAGTCCTAAAGCTCTTTCCCCAGCACGAGAGACGAATTCTAAGGCAGAAAATGGAAAGTCATCTCATGTGAGGCTTGTTGAGGAGATGAAAGACAATCTGCAAAAAGGGATCACTGCTAGCCAATTTCGTACAGTTCTTGGATCACTCTCTGGTACTCAACAGGAAGTCATGACTGCCTTATATGAGGCACTCTTGGATGGTGTTGACAAAGGGTTTGCTAAAGTTGTCATCAAGAAGAAGAGCTATGTTGCAGCTGCTATTTCTCTGCATGAGGGGTCACAGCTCCATTTGCTTCGCGCTATTGAGGAATTCTGCAGGAAATCCAATCCGGCAGCAGTGAAGGAAGtagctttggttttgaaagcgTTATATGATGCTGATCTTCTGGATGATGAGGAATGTATAATGAAGTGGTACAGTGAGGGTCTTAGCGGAGTCAATAAAGACGCTCCAATTTGGAAGAACACCAAACCCTTTGTAGAATGGCTTCAGAGCGCTGAGTCTGAATCAGAGGAGGAATGA
- the LOC116018763 gene encoding uncharacterized protein LOC116018763 yields MATTSRSPPPSILSPSGRNPRNRRPSMHVVIRAHSFRDQGRGKRKIVDENLQVLRGRIEDVKNREKLERCLSEGTLLGWNYAACDDHDYNKHKKELEQSQLLQLLVVNVVGTLAFTLLTCTLCLCFISILIHISM; encoded by the exons ATGGCAACAACTTCCCGTTCACCGCCTCCGTCAATACTCTCGCCGTCCGGCCGGAATCCCAGGAATCGCCGACCATCAATGCACGTCGTCATCAGAGCCCACAGCTTTAGAGACCAAG GGAGGGGAAAGCGTAAAATAGTTGATGAGAATTTGCAGGTTTTAAGGGGGAGAATAGAAGATGTGAAGAATAGGGAGAAACTGGAGAGGTGTTTAAGTGAAGGTACCCTACTAGGGTGGAATTATGCAGCTTGTGATGACCATGATTACAATAAGCACAAAAAGGAGTTGGAACAATCTCAGTTACTGCAACTtcttgttgttaatgttgttggGACTCTTGCTTTCACTCTTCTCACCTGCACTCTTTGCCTTTGTTTCATTTCCATTTTGATTCAtatcagtatgtaa